One Candidatus Neomarinimicrobiota bacterium DNA segment encodes these proteins:
- a CDS encoding cupin domain-containing protein codes for MTDHILISQPSKEELTEIGVFQWPIWSCEISEFPWEYSVEESCLILEGDIKVQTDQETVHIKPGDFVIFPSGLKCTWKIIKPVAKHFSFT; via the coding sequence ATGACAGACCACATTTTAATTTCACAACCATCAAAAGAAGAGCTCACGGAAATCGGAGTGTTTCAATGGCCAATCTGGTCTTGCGAAATATCTGAATTTCCATGGGAATATTCTGTGGAAGAATCATGTCTTATTTTAGAGGGTGATATTAAAGTACAAACTGATCAAGAGACTGTACATATTAAGCCCGGCGATTTTGTCATTTTTCCATCAGGATTAAAATGCACATGGAAAATAATTAAACCCGTCGCAAAACATTTTTCTTTTACCTAA
- the lysA gene encoding diaminopimelate decarboxylase: MKHPLIHLVKDKERLSSLAKQFGTPLYLYSGKQLQENILRFKTALDLFFPNNHLCYAIKANNNPHLVKYMKNVLDTLGGDCSSPGELYVAEKSGINLEDSIYTGNYESSDDLKTALESGVCINLDDTTSFGRLKIIGLPSRLSFRINPGFGKGSFSQVTTGGREAKFGIPRDNIVEAYTLALNEGVSRFGLHCMTGSGVLEEDYFVEMMKSLLIDAKRIEAELNRPLEFICIGGGFGIPYKENESELDIERLMKRLSVEFFHTYPDKDKAPSLWCEPGKFLVGDAGILLARVTGLKDGYRKFIGLDAGMETLMRPGLYGAYHKIYKVGDVDAEHNQVVDITGRICENTDRLAVDRPFPYVEEGDLVCVMDVGAYGYAMSHQFNTRPRPAEILISDTENKLIRKRESIEDIFRNCDF; this comes from the coding sequence ATGAAGCACCCACTTATTCACTTAGTCAAAGACAAAGAACGATTATCTTCTTTGGCAAAGCAATTTGGAACCCCTCTATATTTATATTCTGGGAAACAATTGCAGGAAAACATATTGAGATTTAAAACCGCTCTCGATTTATTTTTTCCGAACAACCATCTTTGTTACGCAATCAAAGCCAATAACAATCCTCATTTGGTGAAATATATGAAAAATGTCTTGGATACCTTAGGTGGAGATTGTTCAAGCCCTGGTGAATTATATGTAGCCGAAAAATCTGGGATAAATCTGGAAGATTCTATTTATACTGGGAATTATGAATCCTCGGACGATTTGAAAACGGCATTGGAAAGTGGAGTTTGTATAAACCTAGATGATACTACATCATTTGGTAGGTTAAAAATCATCGGATTACCGTCACGATTGTCTTTTAGAATAAATCCGGGATTCGGGAAAGGATCATTTTCCCAAGTTACAACTGGAGGACGAGAAGCGAAATTTGGGATACCTAGGGATAATATAGTTGAAGCTTATACATTAGCGTTGAATGAAGGTGTGTCTAGGTTTGGTTTGCATTGCATGACAGGATCTGGTGTGCTTGAAGAGGATTATTTCGTAGAAATGATGAAATCCTTGTTGATAGATGCCAAGCGAATTGAGGCGGAATTAAACCGACCGTTAGAATTTATATGTATAGGCGGTGGCTTTGGAATCCCATACAAAGAAAATGAATCTGAGTTAGATATCGAACGTCTTATGAAAAGACTTAGTGTTGAGTTTTTTCACACATATCCAGATAAAGATAAAGCTCCATCGCTTTGGTGCGAACCCGGTAAATTTCTCGTCGGAGATGCCGGTATATTGTTGGCCAGAGTAACCGGACTTAAGGACGGATATAGGAAATTTATTGGATTGGATGCGGGGATGGAAACTCTGATGCGACCAGGGTTGTATGGCGCGTATCATAAAATTTACAAAGTTGGTGATGTTGATGCAGAACACAATCAAGTTGTGGACATTACCGGGAGAATTTGTGAAAATACAGACAGGCTGGCGGTGGATCGTCCTTTTCCATATGTTGAAGAAGGCGACTTAGTTTGCGTGATGGATGTTGGTGCCTATGGATATGCGATGTCGCACCAGTTTAATACACGACCTCGTCCGGCAGAAATATTAATAAGTGATACCGAAAACAAATTGATTAGAAAGAGAGAATCCATTGAGGACATTTTCCGAAATTGTGATTTTTAA
- a CDS encoding T9SS type A sorting domain-containing protein, with protein MIFKRFLLILFIGYGFSQSFQSTHQTQLEYYNQHYAQEEYQANSSTVILGKSGRQRTPTKEIFGYHPYWMGTAWQNYNYNLLTTIAYFGAEATATGDLSDLHSWPVSGLINMAHANGVDVVLVVTLFNSSSLTTLLSSNTNRQNLINNLITQVQAGNADGVNIDFESMPSSQKQNMVTFITDLTAAFHSSIPGSQVTLAMPAVDWSDGWDYLALAQNSDGLFIMGYDYHYSGSSTTGANAPLTGGSYNVTNTINTYLNETGGLAEKIILGCPYFGFEWPATSGSPGASTTGTGSAKFYSAQEPLAQSYGKLLDTGSQTPWYRYQNPDWYQGWYDDSLSLSKKYDFALQNNLKGVGMWALGYDGTNPELWESLADKFGAESAPTVPTELAMTNIGNGSVMIEFGGAIGSDSVTILRGYSNASNVDTLGSYSQRPIVLTDLTIDEPYYLRIYGINSFGSSPTTEMLGIVPTAENVNVLVVNGFDRLNGTNNSHDFIRQHGSAIHSSGYAFESASNEAVIGGNISLNDYEIIDWILGEEGTATSTFTSTEQTFVADFLNNGGRLFVSGSEVGYDLSAQGSSDDVQFYNQYLKAQYISDAAGGGQGVYSGYGVNGSILDGINSITFDDGTQGTYDVDWPDGIKPLTGAAVCAKYSGVDYSSRGGMGVSYDGTFSISGSHGAIVYLSVGFEAIYPENSRNQIMSEILNYFEQIPTASTTTENNIPRAFGIESVFPNPSNSTINILLFFPQSHTNYTLSIIDLVGRTILTENILSTSSGKINWTWGGETKTGEPASSGVYLAVLSNGKKQSVYKFSLLK; from the coding sequence GTGATTTTTAAACGTTTTTTACTCATCCTGTTTATTGGGTATGGGTTCAGTCAATCCTTTCAAAGTACTCACCAAACCCAGTTGGAATATTACAATCAACATTATGCCCAAGAAGAGTATCAAGCAAACTCATCTACAGTAATTCTTGGCAAAAGTGGAAGGCAACGAACGCCGACAAAAGAAATTTTTGGGTATCACCCCTATTGGATGGGAACCGCTTGGCAGAATTATAATTACAACCTTTTGACTACCATCGCCTATTTTGGTGCAGAAGCAACCGCAACTGGCGATTTGAGCGACCTACATAGTTGGCCCGTAAGTGGATTGATTAACATGGCCCACGCCAACGGAGTGGATGTTGTATTGGTAGTAACTCTATTCAATAGTTCATCCCTCACTACACTTCTTTCAAGCAACACCAATCGTCAAAATTTGATAAATAATTTAATCACTCAGGTACAAGCCGGGAATGCAGATGGTGTCAATATCGATTTTGAATCTATGCCCTCATCACAAAAACAAAATATGGTCACTTTTATTACTGATCTTACTGCGGCGTTTCATAGTTCAATTCCGGGTTCACAGGTGACATTGGCGATGCCCGCTGTAGATTGGAGCGATGGCTGGGATTATCTCGCGTTAGCTCAAAATAGTGACGGACTTTTCATTATGGGATATGATTATCATTACAGCGGAAGCTCAACCACTGGCGCAAACGCGCCTTTAACTGGTGGCAGTTACAATGTTACAAATACAATTAACACGTATTTGAATGAAACTGGAGGATTGGCGGAAAAAATAATTTTGGGCTGTCCATATTTTGGTTTTGAATGGCCGGCGACCAGTGGATCCCCCGGAGCCAGCACCACAGGCACAGGATCTGCTAAATTCTATTCCGCTCAGGAACCGCTGGCACAATCTTACGGAAAGCTTTTGGATACCGGATCCCAAACTCCGTGGTATCGCTACCAAAACCCGGATTGGTATCAAGGATGGTATGATGACAGCTTATCCTTATCTAAAAAGTACGATTTTGCGCTCCAGAACAATTTAAAAGGTGTAGGCATGTGGGCATTGGGATATGATGGAACAAATCCTGAATTATGGGAATCGCTTGCAGATAAGTTTGGTGCCGAATCTGCACCAACCGTCCCAACTGAATTGGCGATGACAAATATCGGCAATGGGTCTGTGATGATTGAATTTGGCGGAGCTATCGGATCGGACAGTGTGACCATATTGAGAGGTTATTCAAATGCGTCGAATGTGGATACATTGGGTAGTTATAGTCAGCGACCAATTGTTTTAACTGATTTGACAATTGATGAGCCTTACTATCTTCGCATCTACGGAATCAACTCTTTTGGATCAAGTCCAACAACAGAAATGTTGGGAATCGTTCCAACTGCAGAAAATGTAAATGTTTTGGTGGTTAACGGATTTGATCGATTAAACGGAACCAACAATTCACATGATTTTATCCGTCAGCACGGCTCCGCAATTCATTCTTCGGGATATGCGTTTGAAAGCGCCAGCAATGAAGCTGTGATAGGTGGAAATATCAGTCTAAATGATTATGAAATTATCGACTGGATTTTGGGTGAAGAAGGTACCGCAACAAGCACTTTTACTTCAACGGAGCAAACGTTTGTAGCAGATTTCCTCAATAATGGAGGAAGATTATTTGTATCCGGTTCTGAGGTTGGGTATGACTTATCCGCTCAAGGGAGTTCAGATGACGTCCAATTCTACAATCAATATCTAAAAGCCCAATATATCAGCGATGCTGCCGGCGGTGGACAAGGAGTCTATAGTGGATACGGAGTGAATGGATCAATTTTAGATGGAATAAATTCCATAACTTTTGATGATGGAACCCAAGGAACATACGATGTGGATTGGCCGGATGGAATAAAACCATTGACCGGGGCGGCGGTTTGTGCTAAATACAGTGGGGTGGACTATTCTTCTCGAGGAGGAATGGGCGTTTCCTATGACGGCACATTTAGCATTTCAGGGAGCCACGGCGCTATAGTTTATCTATCAGTCGGATTTGAGGCCATTTATCCGGAAAACTCACGCAACCAAATCATGAGCGAAATCCTTAATTATTTTGAGCAAATTCCTACAGCTTCAACCACTACAGAAAATAATATTCCCCGCGCATTTGGAATTGAATCAGTTTTCCCAAACCCATCTAACTCTACCATAAACATATTACTTTTCTTCCCGCAGAGTCATACCAATTACACTCTATCTATCATTGATTTAGTTGGACGAACTATTCTTACAGAAAATATTTTATCCACATCTTCAGGAAAGATTAATTGGACTTGGGGTGGTGAGACTAAAACAGGCGAACCTGCATCTTCTGGCGTATATCTTGCAGTTCTTTCAAATGGAAAAAAACAGAGTGTTTACAAATTCAGCTTATTAAAATGA
- a CDS encoding DUF1343 domain-containing protein, with translation MNKTIHSLLLLGFISYLSSQDISIHQQQSEEFKNKNVPPADFVKIQTGFDILLAEKSDVLKNKKIALVTNHTGVDDKGIPNYKRLMEIDGVELKVIFSPEHGLFGEAAAGEKVNYDGKIIHLPKVISLYGKNRKPDPALLDELDWVIYDIQDVGARFYTYISTLGLVMESAAKAGVPVMVLDRPNPIRGDKVEGPVLNVEFKSFVGFYPIPVRYGLTVGELAKMIAGENWINSIPELTVVWMKGWKRSLWYDEITTKWNAPSPNIPNLETATVYSGTCLIEATNVSEGRGTDNPFLWIGAPWINSLKLSQALNKQSLPGVIFKPITFLPKDIPGAAINPKYNGQECKGVEIFVIDRNSFLPILMGVSLLSTIKELYPNKVELKEASLKRLWGKSDLNKLRKISIDPKKLLESYEDEINKFKSASSQYLFYE, from the coding sequence ATGAATAAAACCATTCATTCATTGTTATTACTTGGATTCATTTCTTATTTATCGAGTCAGGACATTTCTATCCATCAGCAACAGTCCGAAGAGTTTAAAAATAAAAATGTACCACCTGCCGATTTTGTAAAGATACAAACCGGATTTGATATATTATTAGCCGAAAAAAGTGATGTGTTAAAAAACAAAAAGATAGCTCTAGTCACCAATCACACCGGAGTTGATGATAAAGGGATTCCAAATTATAAACGACTAATGGAAATAGATGGTGTAGAATTAAAAGTAATATTTTCACCTGAACATGGATTGTTTGGAGAAGCTGCAGCAGGTGAAAAAGTCAATTATGACGGTAAAATAATCCATTTGCCTAAAGTGATTAGTTTGTATGGAAAAAACAGGAAGCCAGACCCTGCATTATTGGATGAACTGGATTGGGTGATTTATGATATCCAAGATGTTGGTGCTCGATTTTATACTTACATATCTACATTGGGGTTGGTCATGGAATCTGCTGCCAAAGCCGGAGTTCCGGTCATGGTGTTAGATCGTCCAAACCCAATCAGAGGAGATAAAGTAGAAGGTCCGGTGCTTAATGTAGAGTTTAAATCGTTTGTAGGTTTCTATCCCATCCCTGTTCGATACGGTTTAACAGTCGGAGAATTGGCTAAAATGATTGCCGGAGAAAACTGGATTAATTCAATTCCGGAATTGACTGTCGTTTGGATGAAAGGCTGGAAAAGAAGTCTTTGGTACGATGAAATTACCACAAAATGGAACGCACCATCTCCCAATATTCCGAATTTGGAAACAGCGACAGTGTATTCTGGCACATGCTTAATTGAAGCCACAAATGTGAGTGAAGGACGTGGTACAGATAATCCTTTCCTCTGGATTGGCGCGCCATGGATTAATTCATTAAAATTATCACAGGCATTAAATAAGCAATCTCTTCCGGGCGTTATTTTTAAGCCAATCACATTTCTTCCAAAGGATATTCCCGGAGCTGCCATAAATCCTAAATATAATGGTCAAGAATGTAAAGGGGTGGAAATATTCGTAATTGATAGAAACAGTTTTCTACCAATTTTGATGGGTGTTTCTCTTTTAAGTACAATAAAAGAACTATATCCGAACAAGGTGGAGTTAAAAGAAGCATCCTTGAAACGATTATGGGGAAAGTCTGATCTAAATAAACTCAGAAAGATTTCTATTGATCCTAAAAAATTACTTGAATCATACGAAGATGAAATAAATAAATTTAAATCGGCATCATCACAATATTTGTTCTATGAATAG